One window of the Rhipicephalus microplus isolate Deutch F79 chromosome 2, USDA_Rmic, whole genome shotgun sequence genome contains the following:
- the eIF2Balpha gene encoding eukaryotic translation initiation factor 2B subunit alpha: MRLFDGCADTFFSLMRLSRMTSMEGVNADSINTNLEAMLRENTDLSPAVASLELLLQFIENDDYTTIQGMEGNLQKVIRGICTAKCSITCVRSACELFVRFATRTALDCSIDECKKKMSTRGRTFLEKMRAARSKIATLAAPFVQDRSTILTHSFSRVVRDTLFAAADDHKHFTVYVTESAPDYSGRQLYEALEERGISVTLILDSAVGYILEKVDVVLLGAEGVVESGGIINKIGTYTMAMCAKEKNIPIYVLAESFKFARKYPLNQKDLPDELKYPSDRRNGSTDLSKEHPMIDYTPPAYITLLFTDLGILTPSAVSDELIKLYV; this comes from the coding sequence ATGCGTTTATTTGACGGCTGCGCCGACACGTTTTTTTCATTAATGCGTCTCTCGCGAATGACCAGTATGGAGGGTGTTAACGCCGATTCTATCAACACCAATTTGGAAGCCATGCTGCGGGAAAACACCGATCTGTCGCCTGCAGTGGCTTCGTTGGAACTACTGCTCCAGTTCATCGAGAATGACGACTACACGACCATTCAAGGGATGGAAGGTAACCTCCAGAAGGTGATCAGAGGCATATGTACGGCCAAGTGTTCAATCACGTGCGTCAGGTCAGCGTGCGAGCTGTTCGTCCGTTTCGCTACGCGCACGGCGCTCGATTGCTCGATCGACGAATGCAAGAAGAAAATGTCGACCCGAGGCCGGACTTTCTTGGAAAAGATGCGCGCGGCGCGCTCGAAAATCGCCACGCTTGCCGCCCCTTTCGTCCAAGACCGCTCGACGATCCTGACGCATTCCTTCTCTCGCGTTGTGCGTGACACGCTATTCGCTGCGGCCGATGACCACAAGCATTTCACCGTCTACGTCACCGAATCGGCGCCCGATTACAGCGGCCGACAGCTGTACGAGGCGCTAGAGGAGAGGGGCATCAGTGTGACGCTGATACTGGACTCCGCTGTCGGCTACATTCTGGAAAAAGTGGACGTGGTGCTCCTGGGAGCTGAGGGAGTAGTCGAAAGCGGCGGCATCATCAACAAAATCGGCACTTACACCATGGCAATGTGCGCCAAAGAGAAGAACATCCCTATTTACGTGCTTGCCGAAAGCTTCAAGTTTGCCAGGAAGTATCCTCTGAACCAGAAAGACTTACCCGATGAGCTCAAGTACCCTTCGGACAGGCGTAATGGCTCCACCGATCTTTCCAAGGAGCACCCCATGATCGACTACACGCCACCCGCCTACATCACTCTTCTCTTCACGGACCTGGGAATTTTGACGCCGTCGGCAGTTAGCGATGAGCTTATAAAGCTGTACGTTTGA
- the LOC119170268 gene encoding chromatin accessibility complex protein 1, whose translation MEAGPTHRTGFPVSRVRMIMRSSPEVSCIGQDAVQITTKAAEKFVVFLAREALKHSKDHRTVEYSDLAAVIDAQERLNFLNDIVPQKIKYKDYLRLVKDAETKEQLKEKQAEV comes from the exons ATGGAAGCGGGCCCGACACACCGGACTGGTTTCCCAGTGTCCAGAGTGCGCATGATCATGCGGAGTTCACCGGAGGTCTCTTGCATAGGCCAGGACGCCGTCCAAATCACCACGAAAGCTGCG GAAAAATTTGTGGTGTTCTTGGCACGAGAAGCGCTAAAGCACAGCAAGGATCACAGGACTGTCGAGTATTCCGACTTGGCTGCCGTCATAGACGCTCAGGAGCGTCTGAATTTTCTTAATG ATATTGTCCCGCAGAAGATCAAGTACAAGGACTACCTGCGGCTTGTAAAAGACGCCGAGACCAAAGAACAGCTCAAGGAGAAGCAAGCCGAGGTGTAG
- the Ku80 gene encoding X-ray repair cross-complementing protein 5 Ku80, translated as MAANKEAVAIILDVGPHMNQGPPDGPTDLQEAKTCAELMIQRRIFSESKDEVAVVICGSERTNNSLSSDDEYQNIDVLCGLQPVSFDMLEKLVEVEATKHVCDFVDAIVVALDLIVDKTKNLKFSSRRVVLLSNLGGTFNDSQQSIIAEGMKNSDLSLTIVSPFDVQNIGDDLGKLSAGQQKAVKYVGRILEAVNGDSYTFSQAMPALMSYEKKRTRPTPWNANLEIGPDISIPISSYIKVVEVKPKSWKQCVAKRPAAPVRCDTVYYRNDEKESEVEKDGTIAAYRYGSTLVPFTDENRAAMEGSKAGSGRGLQILGFTDEANIKRHYYMGDKTSYVAARKGDESAGAALSALIQALKKSKMVAIVRYAFSDKSAPRMGFLSPRIKERYECLVFIQLPYMEDLRRFTFLPLDTNKDNIPTDTQLSLFDDLIAAMDLTAVDIDGEPEELFKSSQTSNPYLQRLYQCIQHRAMHPKNPLPPTPQYIADAIKTPKAVLELAEPVLKKIAAAFPLEEVAPVKVPQDNGVGPSDQSKDHVSNSDEPASKRARTDVSMADLVATATTKVDVVNPVEDFKKLVSGKDHSYSDVCEQLEGVILKLFKDALGRAAHGKAVQCLRAYRESALEKSNPNMFNTFLKKLKELYSGDQDDVWNLLAKEAVPPIAKKECDRSTWPDGEVENFYATEKQNADKEEQPAKDEDDLLDMM; from the exons ATGGCGGCAAATAAG GAAGCTGTCGCCATCATCCTGGATGTTGGCCCCCACATGAACCAAGGCCCGCCTGATGGCCCAACAGACCTTCAAGAAGCAAAAACATGTGCTGAGCTCATGATACAGCGCAGG ATCTTCTCGGAGTCCAAAGACGAGGTTGCAGTTGTGATCTGTGGCAGCGAGCGCACCAACAACAGCCTGTCGAGCGATGATGAGTACCAGAATATTGATGTCCTATGCGGGCTGCAGCCAGTCAGCTTCGACATGTTGGAAAAGCTTGTGGAAGTTGAGGCAACAAAGCATGTTTGCGACT TTGTCGATGCCATCGTGGTTGCTCTCGATCTTATTGTTGACAAAACAAAGAACCTCAAGTTCAGCAGCCGGCGTGTGGTGCTTTTATCCAACCTTGGCGGAACCTTCAACGACAGCCAGCAGAGCATCATTGCAGAAGGGATGAAGAACTCTGACCTGTCCCTCACAATTGT CTCTCCATTCGATGTTCAGAACATCGGAGATGACTTGGGAAAGCTGTCTGCAGGCCAGCAGAAAGCCGTGAAATATGTTGGCAGAATTTTGGAAGCAGTCAACGGTGACTCATACACATTTAG TCAGGCCATGCCAGCCCTTATGTCGTATGAGAAGAAGCGCACCCGGCCTACACCTTGGAATGCCAACCTCGAAATAGGGCCTGACATCTCCATCCCAATCTCTTCGTACATCAAG GTAGTGGAGGTCAAGCCCAAATCGTGGAAACAGTGTGTTGCGAAACGTCCTGCAGCGCCTGTGCGCTGTGACACTGTCTACTACCGCAACGACGAGAAGGAATCGGAGGTAGAGAAAGATGGCACCATAGCGGCATACCGATACGGCTCGACTCTGGTTCCATTCACCGACGAGAACAGGGCGGCCATGGAGGGAAGCAAGGCAGGTTCCGGCCGGGGTCTCCAGATACTTGGATTCACCGATGAGGCCAAT ATCAAAAGACACTACTACATGGGTGACAAGACTTCATATGTAGCAGCCAGAAAAGGAGATGAG TCTGCTGGTGCTGCCCTCTCTGCACTGATCCAAGCCCTAAAGAAGTCCAAGATGGTGGCCATTGTCCGGTATGCCTTCTCTGACAAGAGCGCACCTCGAATGGGCTTTCTGAGCCCACGGATCAAGGAACGCTACGAG TGCCTCGTGTTCATTCAACTGCCTTACATGGAAGACTTGCGAAGATTCACGTTTCTGCCCCTGGACACTAACAAGGACAATATCCCAACAG ACACGCAGCTGTCCCTGTTTGATGATCTCATCGCTGCAATGGACCTCACAGCTGTGGACAT AGATGGGGAACCAGAAGAGCTTTTTAAGTCTAGTCAAACATCGAACCCATACCTGCAGCGGTTGTATCAG TGTATTCAACACAGAGCAATGCATCCAAAAAACCCATTGCCTCCCACGCCCCAGTACATCGCAGATGCCATCAAGACGCCAAAGGCA GTCTTGGAACTGGCAGAGCCTGTACTAAAGAAAATTGCAGCTGCATTTCCCTTGGAGGAGGTTGCTCCTGTAAAGGTGCCCCAAGACAATGGAGTTGGACCCAGTGACCA AAGCAAGGATCATGTCTCAAACTCGGATGAGCCTGCCTCTAAAAGGGCTCGTACCGATGTCAGCATGGCAGACCTGGTTGCGACGGCAACAACAAAG GTGGATGTGGTGAACCCTGTAGAGGATTTCAAGAAACTAGTCTCTGGCAAAGATCACTCCTACTCAGACG TCTGTGAGCAGCTGGAAGGAGTCATTTTGAAGTTGTTCAAGGATGCCCTTGGGAGAGCAGCtcatggcaaagcagtgcagtGCCTTCGAGCGTACCGGGAATCTGCACTTGAG aaaTCAAATCCCAACATGTTTAACACATTcctgaagaaactgaaggaacTGTACAGTGGGGACCAGGATGACGTTTGGAATCTATTAGCAAAAG AAGCTGTGCCTCCAATTGCAAAGAAGGAATGCGATCGAAGCACATGGCCAGATGGTGAAGTGGAGAATTTCTACGCTACTGAGAAGCAAAATGCAGACAAAGAGGAACAGCCTGCAAAGGATGAAGATGACCTT tTGGACATGATGTAA